AGCGCAACCATGCCTATGATCGCCATGGCCACGCCGTAGAAAATGCCATACAGCCCCGCCAGAATGGTGCCAGTGCGGGCCACGCGCGGGTTGCGGGCGGTGAACACGCGTTGCCAGATATCCTGGCCGATGATGATCCCGAAGAAGAACAGCAGGAAATAAGCGAGGATGGTTTTGCCACCGATATTGGTGAGCGAGAAGTAATGAGGCTCCAACTTGGCGGTGAGCGCGGCCCAGCCGCCGACCTTGGCCAAGCCCAGCGGCAGCGCAAGGAAGAATATGCCAATGGTCATGAAGGTGAATTGGACGGCGTCGGTGATGGATACCGCCCACATGCCGCCGGAAGTGGTGTACGCGAGTACGATGGCACCGCCGACCAACATGGATGCGGTGAGGTTCCACCCGAAGATGGCGCTGATGATGGTCCCGATAGAGATCACCTGCACGGTCACCACCAGCATATCGTAGACGACCATGATGACCGCGCTCAGGTAGCGGGCACCGCTGCAATAACGTCTTTCTAGCATCTGGCACACACTAGTGAGGCGCAGGGCGGAGATGCGCGACGAAAGGAGGAAGCCCATGACCAGCACGCCGAAGCTGAGCATGAATACCAGCCAGAACCCGGAGATGCCGAACTTGTAGCCGAGCTTGGCGCTGCCCAGGGTGCTGGCTCCCCCCAGCACTACGGTGGCCAAGCAGGCCATGTAAAATGGTGTTCGCAACCGACGGCCTGCGACGAGGTAGTCGTCCAGTGTCTTGCTGAGCTTCATGCCCCAGTAGCCGATGGCCAGCATGAAGGCGAAATACAGGACGATCACAGTGTAATCCAGCCACGTGACACCCATGCTGCGTCACCTCCTCAAGCGTTTCCCGAAACTGCCGCCACCAGTAGATCCGCGTGCGCTCGCTCGGGTTTCCCATCTCACCCCCCGC
This region of Bacillota bacterium genomic DNA includes:
- a CDS encoding sodium:solute symporter codes for the protein MGVTWLDYTVIVLYFAFMLAIGYWGMKLSKTLDDYLVAGRRLRTPFYMACLATVVLGGASTLGSAKLGYKFGISGFWLVFMLSFGVLVMGFLLSSRISALRLTSVCQMLERRYCSGARYLSAVIMVVYDMLVVTVQVISIGTIISAIFGWNLTASMLVGGAIVLAYTTSGGMWAVSITDAVQFTFMTIGIFFLALPLGLAKVGGWAALTAKLEPHYFSLTNIGGKTILAYFLLFFFGIIIGQDIWQRVFTARNPRVARTGTILAGLYGIFYGVAMAIIGMVALVLFPKLPDPQYALPMVAIHALPPGATGILLAAAISALMSTADGCMLASSTVLVTDLILPLSRRQFTDQDKQRLVRLFTFLAGLVAIVCAVWIQDILAALDLAYALLSGAIVVPIVAGFYWKRATWQGAMWAIGLGSLAVIVGLAREGLSATNPIIYGIITSIVVLVAASLLTRPDPQRLQTWEETISHAHEQV